A region of Corvus cornix cornix isolate S_Up_H32 chromosome 3, ASM73873v5, whole genome shotgun sequence DNA encodes the following proteins:
- the FBXO48 gene encoding F-box only protein 48: MPPCPEAARMDGERSAGRDSAEGGRGGLGDFVSALPPEVSSRIFSGLDVESLCHASVTCKGWHRVIESNERLWRHHCLTVRAVCQREIDCDRGNGYSWKITLLRNYWKSKVKQEWLSGKYSNIPSQFSLPEKSMYPMDVNTWGEILEAELER, from the exons ATGCCTCCCTGCCCCGAGGCCGCGAGGATGGACGGGGAGCGGTCTGCCGGCCGGGACAGCGCcgagggaggaagaggaggactGGGTGACTTCGTGTCTGCTCTTCCTCCCGAGGTCAGCTCCCGGATTTTCAGCGGGCTGGATGTCGAGAGCTTGTGCCACGCGTCCGTGACGTGCAAGGGCTGGCATCGCGTTATCGAGAGCAACGAGCGGCTGTGGCGGCACCACTGCCTGACCGTGCGCGCCGTCTGCCAGCGGGAGATTGACTGCGACCGAGGGAACGGGTATTCCTGGAAG ATCACACTGTTAAGAAACTACTGGAAGAGCAAAGTGAAGCAAGAATGGCTTAGTGGGAAATACAGCAACATTCCTTCACAATTCAGCTTGCCAGAGAAAAGCATGTATCCAATGGATGTCAACACGTGGGGAGAAATCTTGGAAGCAGAACTTGAGAGATGA
- the APLF gene encoding aprataxin and PNK-like factor, whose protein sequence is MEMSCIPLLTEPACSSSEVQGVGKMRNNDAASRLLVPLSEDNESKQSKSIQRKRVLPSWMLERDLLVQRVSKPVMTGGSRKKKGQGRGEGHTESLKSEVHVQQKKRLASEETIEDFEGGEQDQWKRSCLSIPVPSSQNTSGFPLENSMRDMEGNGKTGTKNPGISLEKNDRQLHSKWSKTVGQISSKDNRIEKNKEQITGSTSQQAHWGRTSKYFGAQEGILEPDANLDYNTEISDSTRSADASENSKQIQHKRTPCMYGSGCYRKNPIHFQQFSHPTDDDYDDMEMVAQDDNDNRPECPYGTACYRKNPQHKLEYKHSAPPVTGRRTQQRTSSNGKRAVEKDGVNDSEANEYDLNDSFIEEEEECEPTDEDSDWEPSSEEKDNEDVETFVQETRRFVRIKK, encoded by the exons ATGGAGATGTCCTGTATTCCATTGTTAACGGAACCAGCATGTTCCAGCTCTGAGGTACAGGGAGTtggaaaaatgaggaataatGATGCTGCCTCCAGACTTTTG GTTCCTCTTTCTGAGGATAATGAGAGCAAACAGTCAAAATCTATTCAAAGAAAGAGAGTGCTTCCATCTTGGATGCTGGAAAGAGATCTCCTCGTGCAGAGGGTTTCCAAGCCTGTAATGACAGGAG gtagtagaaagaaaaaaggccaaggaaggggagaaggcCATACAGAGTCATTAAAATCAGAAGTACatgtgcagcagaaaaaaagattagcTTCTGAAGAAACTATAGAGGATTTTGAAGGTGGAGAGCAAGAtcagtggaaaaggagctgCCTCTCCATCCCTGTTCCTTCATCTCAG AATACATCTGGATTTCCTCTTGAGAATTCCATGAGAGATATGGAAGGAAATGGCAAGACTGGAACAAAAAACCCTGgaatttctctggaaaaaaatgatagGCAGCTGCATAGCAAATGGTCTAAAACAGTAGGTCAGATCTCCAGTAAAGACAATAGaattgagaaaaacaaagagcagatTACTGGTTCTACAAGCCAACAAGCTCACTGGGGCAggacttcaaaatattttggtgcCCAGGAAGGGATTCTTGAGCCTGATGCAAATCTGGATTACAACACTGAGATTTCTGATTCAACCAGAAGTGCAGATGCTTCAGAAAACTCCAAACAGATCCAGCATAAGAGGACACCTTGCATGTATGGAAGTGGCTGTTACAg GAAGAATCCCATTCACTTCCAGCAGTTCAGTCATCCTACTGATGATGACTATGATGACATGGAGATGGTGGCTCAGGATGACAATGACAACCGGCCTGAGTGTCCATACGGAACGGCTTGTTATAG gaAGAACCCCCAGCACAAGTTGGAATACAAGCACAGTGCACCTCCAG TAACTGGAAGAAGAACACAACAACGAACTTCAAGCAATG GAAAAAGGGCTGTGGAGAAAGATGGTGTCAATGATAGTGAAGCCAATGAATATGACCTCAATGACAGCTTCatagaggaggaggaggagtgcGAACCTACTGATGAAGACTCAGACTGGGAACCaagttcagaagaaaaggataaCGAAGATGTTGAGACATTTGTGCAAGAAACACGTAGATTTGTTAGGATCAAAAAATAG